The following proteins are co-located in the Heliorestis convoluta genome:
- a CDS encoding DUF192 domain-containing protein has translation MSQQFRVINQTKQELVFQPIQKADRFWKRLLGLMGKKELHFGLLLTPCYSIHTFFLKHEIDVVFLGENNQVLFLIQQAQRGRIFVGVPGTKTVLELPPTVTKGKLHIGDILAFIPFSTSQ, from the coding sequence ATGAGTCAACAGTTCCGAGTGATAAACCAAACAAAACAAGAGTTAGTTTTTCAACCCATTCAAAAAGCTGATAGATTTTGGAAGAGATTGTTAGGATTAATGGGAAAAAAGGAACTTCATTTTGGGCTCTTATTAACGCCCTGTTACAGCATTCACACCTTTTTCCTGAAGCATGAAATTGATGTTGTCTTCCTAGGAGAGAATAATCAAGTTCTTTTTTTGATACAGCAGGCTCAACGAGGAAGAATTTTTGTAGGGGTACCAGGAACAAAAACAGTGCTTGAACTTCCACCGACAGTTACCAAAGGGAAACTTCATATTGGAGATATTTTAGCATTTATACCCTTTTCCACTAGTCAGTAA
- a CDS encoding TadE/TadG family type IV pilus assembly protein — protein MIGVFRYCNNQKGIIAILFAILMPIILILTGLILDLSLLFYNKNRMQNAVDLAALSAVQEVVKNKGQVTSKAINFAKINGLDGSEVTVNYPYNGSDLMLEVVGSRTVDFAFLKIIGFDKHVITVRAVARAQQSSQAIVTLEPLNYALFVGSTKDFNIQGNNFEIHGNVHTNGKFAVKGANRYIYGNLSCRGSSGDLSGITGTINKNSPIIPFPEFDFYGMAAGATEVYGDGSSLTVFSNTTIAPNNGIIYVDGDLELRDNLFSGSGQLLVDGLLYISGNKLEYTNETTDLIAMYATQGIYIKSNNCRINGILYTPGLLTLDGNNNTFYGALIANEIYWKNNNAEIIGAYDIRAPQSFNSEPKTIFLLIE, from the coding sequence GTGATTGGGGTGTTTCGATATTGTAATAATCAAAAAGGCATAATTGCTATTTTATTTGCTATTTTGATGCCTATTATTTTGATTTTGACAGGTTTAATATTGGATTTATCTCTACTGTTTTATAACAAAAATCGTATGCAAAATGCTGTGGATCTTGCAGCATTGTCTGCCGTTCAAGAGGTAGTGAAAAATAAAGGTCAAGTCACAAGTAAAGCCATAAACTTTGCAAAAATAAATGGTCTAGATGGAAGTGAAGTAACAGTGAATTATCCCTATAATGGAAGTGACTTAATGTTAGAAGTCGTTGGTAGTAGGACTGTAGACTTTGCTTTTCTAAAAATTATTGGTTTTGATAAGCATGTTATAACTGTACGGGCGGTAGCCCGAGCTCAGCAATCATCTCAAGCTATTGTCACACTTGAGCCACTTAATTACGCCCTTTTTGTTGGCAGTACAAAAGACTTTAACATTCAAGGGAATAATTTTGAAATACACGGTAATGTACACACCAATGGCAAGTTTGCAGTTAAAGGTGCGAATCGGTATATATATGGAAATTTATCTTGTCGAGGTTCTTCAGGAGATTTAAGCGGAATTACAGGAACAATTAATAAGAATTCACCTATTATCCCCTTCCCGGAGTTTGATTTTTATGGTATGGCTGCTGGCGCTACTGAGGTATATGGAGATGGCTCATCATTAACAGTTTTTAGTAATACAACAATCGCACCTAATAATGGTATCATCTATGTAGATGGAGACTTGGAATTAAGGGATAATTTATTTTCTGGCAGTGGTCAATTGCTGGTAGATGGTCTTTTATACATTAGTGGAAACAAATTAGAGTATACAAACGAAACGACTGATCTTATAGCCATGTATGCTACCCAAGGTATTTATATAAAGTCTAACAATTGTAGAATAAATGGTATTTTATATACCCCCGGCTTACTTACCCTCGACGGGAATAACAATACTTTTTACGGAGCTTTAATAGCGAATGAAATTTACTGGAAAAACAACAACGCAGAGATCATTGGTGCCTATGATATTAGAGCGCCTCAATCTTTTAACAGTGAACCCAAAACAATCTTTTTATTAATAGAGTAG
- a CDS encoding TadE/TadG family type IV pilus assembly protein, producing MSVKKVWSNHNKGQGLIEFALILPIFIMFFFSIIDLGRLMYYHTMVDNATRVTMRMISVGISEEEIANNLSSITAPLTGTTTVISSTSTDDQGDLCTQFTLTPASGHVMIVTVTPPYDTSLTIGEQIGVSIHYKMDFLTPISTIFGATADINATYIGRVESPPP from the coding sequence ATGAGCGTAAAAAAAGTATGGAGTAACCATAACAAGGGGCAGGGTTTGATTGAATTCGCTCTGATTTTACCAATATTTATAATGTTTTTCTTTTCAATTATCGATTTGGGACGACTCATGTATTACCATACAATGGTTGATAATGCTACCAGAGTTACCATGCGCATGATCTCTGTTGGAATATCTGAGGAAGAGATTGCTAACAATTTATCGTCAATCACAGCACCCTTGACTGGTACTACGACCGTCATCTCTTCAACTTCCACGGATGATCAAGGTGATTTATGCACCCAGTTTACACTAACACCTGCATCAGGCCATGTCATGATCGTGACGGTAACCCCGCCCTATGATACTTCTTTGACTATAGGAGAGCAGATAGGCGTTTCCATTCACTATAAGATGGACTTTCTAACGCCTATATCTACAATCTTTGGGGCAACAGCCGATATAAATGCCACCTATATCGGACGAGTAGAAAGCCCTCCACCGTAG
- a CDS encoding type II secretion system F family protein, translating to MFTILQNFIWLLLICIGLFILLFLFLQEKLLHRSIRSKLLSPMDSSEKYSLKNISTGLNVLSEQGKRIFLFLPLSLQERLSKLVKASGSNCSSELIVGYSFLFSVLFSLTGYFLLGMIADVTFQWVGTLLLFILGFLTPILYLKKKVAKRQQAIYRSLPAFIDYLMISVEAGIGLDLALTRIVTYLQGPVAEEVALTMTDIKYGKAKKEAFQNMASRISIPELSNFITALLSGQQMGVSLTTILRAQGEQIRLMRKQKAQEAAYKIPVKLLFPLVFFIFPQLFIILLGPAMISMIENFF from the coding sequence ATGTTTACAATTCTTCAAAACTTCATTTGGTTACTACTTATATGTATCGGCCTGTTCATACTTCTTTTTCTATTTCTACAAGAAAAGCTTCTTCACCGTTCCATTCGCTCAAAGCTCTTATCACCCATGGACTCTTCAGAAAAATATTCCTTAAAAAATATTTCAACGGGCCTCAACGTTTTGTCAGAACAAGGAAAGAGAATCTTTCTTTTTTTACCTCTCTCATTGCAAGAAAGGTTGTCTAAGCTGGTCAAAGCATCAGGGTCTAACTGCAGCTCCGAATTAATCGTAGGATATAGCTTTCTTTTCTCAGTATTATTTAGCCTGACAGGTTATTTTCTCTTGGGAATGATTGCAGATGTAACATTCCAATGGGTCGGCACTTTGCTACTCTTTATACTCGGCTTTTTAACACCTATTCTGTATCTGAAAAAGAAAGTTGCCAAGCGGCAACAGGCGATTTATCGTTCTCTTCCTGCTTTCATTGATTACTTAATGATCAGTGTGGAAGCAGGCATAGGGCTTGATTTGGCCCTTACTCGTATCGTTACCTATCTTCAAGGTCCTGTTGCGGAAGAAGTAGCCTTAACGATGACTGATATAAAGTATGGAAAGGCCAAAAAGGAGGCCTTTCAAAATATGGCCAGCCGTATTTCCATACCTGAATTATCTAATTTTATTACAGCATTGTTAAGTGGGCAGCAAATGGGAGTCAGCTTAACGACGATTCTTAGAGCCCAGGGAGAACAGATTCGTCTCATGCGTAAACAAAAAGCCCAAGAAGCTGCCTACAAAATTCCTGTCAAGCTTCTTTTTCCTCTGGTCTTTTTTATCTTTCCACAACTTTTTATCATCTTACTGGGCCCAGCCATGATCAGTATGATAGAAAATTTCTTTTAA